In one window of Halanaerobiaceae bacterium ANBcell28 DNA:
- the ftsH gene encoding ATP-dependent zinc metalloprotease FtsH — translation MNNFTKNLGIYVVLIVLSILVAHFFMQQTPATIEDFSYSDLIRGVENGEIQEVTIIGNQEVTGLYNNMEFEVAIPPEEIPALMSALKENDVLINTRPEPTAPWWISIIGYMLPIGIILVVWLFIMQRMQGGGNQMMSFGKSRARLNESEKKVTFDDVANYEEVKEELAEVVEFLKGPRKFTKMGAKIPKGVLLVGPPGTGKTLLARAVAGEAGVPFFIISGSDFVEMFVGVGASRVRDLFEQGKKNSPCIIFIDELDAVGRQRGAGLGGGHDEREQTLNQLLVEMDGFETNEGIIVMAATNRPDVLDPALLRPGRFDRQVIVDYPDIRGREGILKIHLRNKPISDDVDTRIIAKRTPGFTGADMENLANEAAILAVRRKKDVISMDEFDDAIDRVIAGPAKKSKKVSEKDRNLVAYHETGHAILGELLEHGKRTHKVTIIPRGRAGGYTIPLPEEETDYHTKKEWLDEVTSLLGGRAAEEIFLDDISSGASNDMERATQIVRSMVTEYGMSEKLGPLTLGQKHDKQVFLGRDISRQRNYSEKVAAEIDNEISSIINGCYQKALKMLQDNTAKVERIVRALKERETLNSKEIKKLMNGETLDPIDDSDKSTGVQEEKDDKNANDGKVDF, via the coding sequence TTGAATAATTTCACGAAGAATTTAGGTATTTATGTAGTATTAATAGTATTATCAATCTTAGTAGCTCATTTTTTTATGCAGCAAACCCCTGCTACAATTGAGGATTTTTCATATAGTGATCTAATAAGAGGGGTAGAAAATGGTGAGATTCAAGAAGTAACTATAATAGGTAATCAGGAGGTAACAGGTTTATATAATAATATGGAATTTGAGGTTGCAATACCTCCAGAAGAAATTCCAGCTTTAATGTCAGCTTTAAAGGAAAACGATGTGCTTATAAATACTAGACCTGAACCAACTGCTCCATGGTGGATAAGTATTATAGGTTATATGTTACCAATTGGTATTATACTTGTTGTTTGGTTATTTATTATGCAGAGGATGCAGGGTGGCGGCAATCAAATGATGTCTTTTGGGAAAAGTCGTGCTCGGCTTAATGAGAGTGAAAAAAAGGTTACTTTTGACGATGTAGCTAATTATGAAGAGGTTAAAGAGGAATTAGCTGAAGTTGTAGAGTTTTTAAAAGGACCTAGAAAATTCACTAAAATGGGTGCTAAGATCCCTAAAGGTGTATTGTTAGTAGGACCACCTGGTACAGGTAAAACATTGTTAGCTAGAGCTGTTGCTGGCGAAGCTGGGGTACCATTTTTTATTATCAGTGGATCTGATTTTGTTGAAATGTTTGTAGGTGTTGGTGCATCTCGTGTCCGTGATTTATTTGAGCAGGGCAAAAAGAATTCTCCATGTATTATCTTTATTGATGAGCTAGATGCTGTCGGAAGACAGAGAGGTGCAGGTTTAGGTGGCGGACATGATGAGCGTGAACAAACTCTAAATCAATTATTAGTAGAGATGGATGGATTTGAGACTAATGAAGGTATTATTGTAATGGCTGCGACTAACAGGCCAGATGTTCTAGATCCAGCTTTATTAAGGCCTGGGAGATTTGATAGGCAGGTCATTGTAGATTATCCGGATATTAGGGGACGTGAAGGTATATTAAAGATACACCTTAGAAATAAACCTATATCTGATGATGTTGATACTAGAATAATAGCTAAAAGAACTCCTGGTTTTACAGGTGCAGATATGGAAAACTTGGCTAATGAAGCTGCTATTCTTGCAGTAAGACGCAAAAAAGATGTTATTTCAATGGATGAATTTGATGATGCTATTGATAGGGTTATAGCAGGTCCAGCTAAAAAGAGCAAAAAGGTTTCAGAAAAAGATAGGAATTTGGTTGCATATCATGAAACAGGTCATGCAATATTAGGTGAATTATTAGAGCATGGGAAAAGGACCCATAAAGTTACTATTATCCCACGTGGAAGAGCTGGAGGGTACACTATTCCTTTACCTGAGGAAGAAACAGACTACCATACTAAAAAAGAGTGGTTAGATGAAGTTACCTCTCTGTTAGGGGGAAGAGCTGCAGAAGAGATTTTCCTTGATGATATTAGCAGTGGTGCTAGTAATGATATGGAAAGAGCTACTCAGATTGTTAGGTCTATGGTAACAGAATACGGCATGAGTGAAAAATTAGGACCACTAACACTTGGTCAAAAGCATGATAAACAGGTATTTTTAGGGAGAGATATCTCAAGACAACGGAATTATAGTGAAAAGGTTGCAGCAGAGATAGATAATGAGATAAGTTCAATTATTAATGGATGTTATCAAAAAGCCTTAAAGATGCTTCAAGATAATACTGCTAAAGTTGAAAGAATTGTAAGAGCCTTAAAGGAAAGAGAAACTCTAAATTCAAAAGAAATTAAGAAGTTAATGAATGGAGAAACTCTTGATCCTATAGATGATAGCGACAAAAGTACAGGTGTGCAAGAAGAAAAAGATGATAAGAATGCTAATGATGGTAAAGTAGATTTTTAG